Proteins encoded within one genomic window of Haladaptatus sp. QDMS2:
- a CDS encoding uroporphyrinogen-III synthase: MIAVFRPDDGRLAEAVAFIESLGAEAIGDAMLEVRPTGNAPREDGDFTVLTSKTGVELAAEAGWNAQGTICAVGEGTANRLRDFEYPVHRIPEEYSSAGLVEALADDVDGARVEVARSDHGSPVLTDGLEEAGAYVHETVLYELVRPEGAGASAEAAATGDLTGAIFTSSLMVQHFLDAAEERGIRDEALAGLNEAVVGVIGEPTKSTAEGLGIEVGVVPEKADFKSLARAVVEATQAN; this comes from the coding sequence CGCAGAAGCCGTTGCGTTCATCGAATCACTCGGTGCAGAGGCCATCGGCGACGCCATGCTCGAAGTTCGCCCGACCGGGAACGCACCGCGGGAAGATGGCGACTTCACAGTTCTGACGAGCAAGACCGGCGTCGAACTGGCCGCCGAGGCTGGGTGGAACGCACAGGGAACCATCTGCGCCGTGGGTGAGGGAACCGCCAACCGACTCCGTGATTTCGAGTACCCGGTCCACCGAATTCCCGAGGAATACTCCTCGGCCGGACTGGTCGAAGCGTTGGCCGACGACGTAGACGGCGCGCGCGTCGAAGTCGCCCGGAGCGACCACGGCAGCCCCGTGCTGACCGACGGCCTCGAAGAAGCGGGGGCGTACGTTCACGAGACGGTTCTCTACGAACTCGTTCGTCCCGAGGGCGCTGGCGCGTCGGCGGAGGCGGCCGCCACAGGCGACCTCACTGGCGCGATTTTCACCTCGTCGCTGATGGTCCAGCACTTCCTCGACGCCGCAGAAGAGCGAGGGATTCGCGACGAGGCGCTCGCGGGCCTCAACGAGGCGGTCGTCGGCGTCATCGGCGAACCGACGAAATCGACGGCCGAGGGACTCGGCATCGAGGTGGGCGTGGTTCCAGAGAAGGCCGATTTCAAGTCGCTCGCGCGGGCGGTCGTGGAAGCGACGCAGGCGAACTGA
- a CDS encoding DHH family phosphoesterase → MAGPVPELEARAVECAERLREADEVLLASHIDADGLTSAAIASLALDRAGIPFETVFKKQLDETEIASIAACDYETVLFTDFGSGQLDIIGKHEERGDFTPVIADHHQPAETDTEFHLNPLLFGLDGASELSGAGASYVLARALGGEDNRDLAALAVVGAVGDMQATDGELLGANANIVTEGVEVGVLETGTDLTFYGKQTRPLPKLLEYASDVHIPGISNSESGAVKFLLNLDLDLKDGTEWRRWVDLSLDERQTVASALLKHAISRGVPATRIQSLVGTSYTLAAEDEGTELRDPSEFSTLLNATARYDRADVGLAVCLGNREGALDRARKLLTNHRRNLSDGLRWVTEEGVTHEEHVQWFHAGDRIRETIVGIIAGMAVGADGIDRGVPIFAFAEKTDEPDEVKVSARGSPALVRKGLDLSAVIGEAARSVGGDGGGHNVAAGATIPKGKEQAFIEVVDRLVGEQLG, encoded by the coding sequence ATGGCCGGTCCCGTCCCCGAACTCGAAGCTCGCGCTGTGGAGTGCGCAGAGCGCCTCCGTGAGGCAGACGAAGTCCTGTTAGCGTCCCACATCGACGCCGACGGTCTCACGAGCGCCGCCATCGCCTCACTCGCACTCGACCGCGCCGGGATTCCCTTCGAGACGGTGTTCAAGAAGCAACTGGACGAGACCGAAATCGCGTCGATTGCCGCCTGCGACTACGAGACGGTTCTCTTCACCGACTTCGGCAGCGGGCAACTCGACATCATTGGCAAACACGAAGAGAGAGGCGACTTCACGCCCGTCATCGCGGACCATCACCAGCCAGCGGAGACGGACACCGAGTTCCACCTGAACCCGCTGCTGTTCGGGCTGGATGGGGCGTCTGAGCTTTCGGGGGCGGGCGCGTCGTACGTTCTCGCGCGTGCGCTGGGCGGCGAAGATAATCGTGACCTCGCCGCGCTCGCTGTCGTCGGCGCAGTTGGCGACATGCAAGCCACCGACGGCGAACTCCTCGGCGCGAACGCGAACATCGTCACCGAGGGCGTCGAAGTCGGCGTCCTCGAAACCGGCACGGACCTCACCTTCTACGGCAAGCAGACTCGTCCGCTGCCGAAACTGCTCGAATACGCGAGCGACGTGCACATCCCCGGTATCTCGAACTCCGAGAGCGGTGCCGTAAAGTTCCTCCTGAACCTCGACCTCGACCTGAAAGACGGCACGGAGTGGCGACGCTGGGTGGACCTCTCGCTCGACGAGCGCCAGACGGTGGCGAGCGCGCTGCTCAAACACGCCATCAGCCGCGGCGTTCCGGCCACCCGGATTCAGAGCCTCGTCGGGACTTCCTACACACTCGCTGCAGAGGACGAGGGCACCGAACTGCGCGACCCGAGCGAGTTCTCGACGCTGCTCAACGCCACCGCGCGCTACGACCGGGCGGACGTGGGTCTCGCCGTCTGTCTCGGCAACCGCGAAGGCGCACTCGACCGAGCGCGGAAACTGCTCACAAACCACCGACGAAACCTCTCCGACGGACTGCGCTGGGTCACCGAGGAGGGCGTGACCCACGAGGAGCACGTCCAGTGGTTCCACGCGGGGGACCGCATCCGCGAGACCATCGTCGGCATCATCGCGGGGATGGCCGTCGGCGCGGACGGCATCGACCGCGGCGTGCCCATTTTCGCTTTCGCGGAGAAGACCGACGAACCAGACGAGGTGAAAGTCTCTGCACGCGGGTCACCGGCGCTGGTCCGCAAGGGACTCGACCTCTCTGCGGTCATCGGAGAGGCGGCGCGGTCGGTGGGTGGCGACGGCGGCGGCCACAACGTCGCGGCGGGCGCGACGATTCCGAAGGGCAAAGAGCAGGCATTCATCGAGGTAGTGGACCGATTGGTCGGTGAACAACTGGGCTGA